In Limisalsivibrio acetivorans, one genomic interval encodes:
- a CDS encoding phenylacetate--CoA ligase family protein — protein sequence MAFIGDFSKVAEFFSEMDGTHPLVRFQEERSGVKCSEIKTLDDLRKVKPLSKRELSEMQGGRIPAENLFQFGFVTKIFKSPGPIFNLKGEEYEHFRFYKALEQAGFLVGDIVLNSFSYHMSPAGDMFDEACAKIGCAVIPMGTADSTAGADLIKETSATAFIGTRTYLLKCLEKLGDENTVTKAYLIAEKLTEDDRRLFRETFGVSVYQGYGTAELGLISTEHEDLEGMHVDTDAQFLEILDPQTWEPVQDGEIGEVVVTFMNRTTPYLRLATGDLSMTAPGSISDKRDEGKIAGIFGRSDASVKVKGVFIHYWQVETFMRDELGSEGVLDVFRDETGSDALKVVLKSGDESSVATAFKERFGLRLNEVQIDDTIEKTEVRDRREHLKER from the coding sequence ATGGCTTTCATAGGAGACTTTTCCAAGGTTGCAGAGTTTTTTTCGGAGATGGATGGTACACACCCCCTGGTACGGTTCCAGGAGGAGCGCTCCGGCGTAAAATGCTCTGAGATAAAAACCCTCGATGACCTCAGGAAGGTAAAGCCCCTGAGTAAGCGTGAGCTTTCCGAGATGCAGGGTGGAAGGATACCTGCGGAGAATCTCTTCCAGTTCGGTTTTGTAACAAAGATATTCAAGTCACCAGGCCCAATATTCAACCTCAAGGGTGAGGAGTATGAGCACTTCAGGTTCTATAAGGCGCTTGAACAAGCAGGTTTTCTCGTCGGGGATATTGTTCTTAACAGCTTCAGCTACCATATGAGCCCCGCAGGGGATATGTTTGATGAAGCATGTGCCAAGATTGGGTGCGCCGTTATACCCATGGGAACGGCGGACAGCACAGCAGGCGCAGATCTCATCAAGGAGACCTCGGCCACAGCTTTCATAGGAACCCGTACATACCTTCTTAAATGCCTTGAGAAGCTTGGTGATGAGAATACTGTAACAAAGGCCTATCTTATTGCAGAAAAGCTCACCGAGGACGACAGACGCCTTTTCAGGGAGACCTTCGGAGTGAGTGTGTACCAGGGCTACGGTACTGCAGAGCTGGGGCTTATATCCACCGAGCATGAGGATCTGGAGGGTATGCACGTGGATACGGATGCTCAGTTCCTAGAGATCCTTGATCCACAGACATGGGAACCCGTTCAGGATGGTGAGATAGGGGAGGTTGTGGTTACATTCATGAACAGGACCACCCCCTACCTAAGGCTTGCCACTGGGGATCTCTCCATGACCGCTCCCGGGAGCATCTCCGATAAGCGTGATGAGGGCAAGATAGCCGGTATATTTGGTCGCTCCGATGCCTCTGTTAAGGTTAAGGGTGTTTTTATCCACTACTGGCAGGTGGAAACATTCATGCGTGACGAGCTTGGCTCGGAGGGAGTTCTTGATGTATTCAGGGATGAAACAGGCTCCGATGCTCTGAAGGTAGTACTCAAAAGTGGTGATGAGAGCAGTGTGGCAACAGCCTTTAAGGAGCGGTTCGGCCTCAGGTTGAATGAGGTTCAGATAGATGATACCATTGAAAAAACGGAAGTACGTGACCGAAGGGAACACCTTAAGGAAAGGTAG
- a CDS encoding ABC transporter ATP-binding protein has protein sequence MLNISNIEVVYNDVILVLKGLSMDVEEGKIVALLGSNGAGKTTTLKAVSGLLRPDDGEITDGEIRFNGERIDKADASEIVKSGIFQVMEGRRVFKDLTVEENLIAGAYTRPGNSIPTSIERVYTYFPRLKDRRSQLAGYMSGGEQQMLAIGRAVMAAPKLILMDEPSLGLAPLLVKEIFNIITTLNREEGTTIMLVEQNASMALSAAHYGYIMENGRVVLDGESSELKENDDVREFYLGAVGKKSFRDVKHYRRRKRWLS, from the coding sequence ATGCTGAATATCAGTAATATAGAGGTCGTTTACAACGACGTAATTCTTGTTTTAAAAGGACTTTCCATGGATGTTGAGGAGGGTAAGATCGTTGCCCTCCTCGGCTCCAATGGAGCTGGTAAGACCACAACCCTAAAGGCTGTGTCCGGTCTGCTCCGCCCCGATGACGGCGAAATTACCGATGGCGAGATCCGCTTTAACGGTGAGCGCATCGACAAAGCTGATGCCTCTGAGATCGTGAAATCAGGGATCTTCCAGGTCATGGAGGGGAGAAGGGTCTTCAAGGATCTGACCGTTGAGGAGAACCTTATCGCAGGAGCATACACCCGTCCGGGTAATTCAATCCCCACTTCCATAGAGAGGGTGTACACATACTTCCCCCGTCTTAAGGACAGAAGGAGCCAGCTAGCCGGCTACATGAGCGGCGGCGAACAGCAGATGCTCGCCATCGGAAGGGCGGTTATGGCTGCGCCTAAGCTTATCCTGATGGATGAGCCCTCCCTGGGCCTTGCGCCCCTGCTGGTTAAGGAGATATTTAATATTATAACCACCCTTAACCGTGAGGAGGGGACAACCATCATGCTCGTTGAACAGAATGCGAGCATGGCACTGTCTGCAGCGCATTACGGCTACATCATGGAAAACGGTCGCGTGGTTCTGGATGGTGAGAGTTCCGAGCTTAAGGAAAACGATGACGTCAGGGAGTTCTATCTGGGCGCAGTGGGCAAGAAGAGCTTTCGTGACGTTAAACACTACCGCAGGAGAAAGAGATGGCTTTCATAG
- a CDS encoding ABC transporter substrate-binding protein, which translates to MKKLFMVVLTLALLVSGAYAKNIKIGVLVDESGPTGDVGKPYGEGIRDCVQWFNDNGGINGNEIELIYVDYGYKIPAALSAYKKFKRERVVAIHGWGTGDTENLIKMVTRDKIPYFSASYSDHLTHPDKAPYNFLVGVTYGDQVKIGLKYIKEQGGDNKDVSFIYNDTGFGRAPFFPIGEDYAKELGLKVVDKQVVDLKALDATSQLLNLSKANPGYAFIQETYMAASTILKDAKKLGIETQFIGLNWTFGQKLVELVGEASNGFMGTNAFTLWHQTDVKGIKFLHELNKKYHPDVTYRKVNYIQGFTSMYVLLHGIKKAGGDYDGDNLKSVYENMSNFDTMGLTSPVSFSKESHKGVHSLKLYRIENGELNPFTDYITAE; encoded by the coding sequence ATGAAAAAGTTATTTATGGTTGTGCTTACCCTTGCCCTGCTTGTGAGCGGTGCATATGCGAAAAACATCAAGATCGGCGTTCTTGTGGACGAGTCCGGCCCCACCGGTGACGTGGGTAAACCCTACGGCGAGGGTATACGTGACTGTGTGCAGTGGTTCAACGACAACGGCGGCATAAACGGCAACGAGATCGAGCTTATCTATGTGGATTACGGATACAAGATCCCCGCCGCTCTCAGTGCATATAAAAAATTCAAGCGTGAGAGGGTTGTGGCTATCCACGGCTGGGGAACGGGTGACACCGAGAACCTCATCAAGATGGTAACCAGAGATAAGATCCCCTATTTCTCTGCCTCCTACTCCGATCACCTCACCCATCCCGACAAAGCACCCTACAACTTCCTTGTCGGTGTTACCTACGGCGATCAGGTTAAGATCGGTCTCAAATACATAAAAGAGCAGGGTGGGGATAACAAGGACGTCTCCTTCATATACAACGATACAGGCTTCGGGCGTGCTCCATTCTTCCCCATAGGAGAGGACTACGCCAAGGAGCTGGGGCTTAAGGTTGTGGACAAGCAGGTTGTGGATCTCAAGGCACTTGATGCCACCAGCCAGCTTCTTAACCTCAGCAAGGCAAACCCCGGTTACGCCTTTATTCAGGAGACGTACATGGCCGCCTCTACCATCCTTAAGGATGCAAAGAAGCTAGGCATAGAAACCCAGTTTATCGGCCTCAACTGGACCTTCGGACAGAAGCTTGTTGAGCTTGTGGGTGAGGCATCTAACGGGTTCATGGGAACCAACGCCTTTACCCTGTGGCATCAGACCGATGTTAAGGGGATAAAGTTCCTCCACGAGCTGAACAAGAAGTACCATCCTGATGTTACATATAGAAAGGTTAATTACATACAGGGGTTTACATCCATGTATGTGCTTCTCCACGGCATAAAAAAGGCGGGCGGCGACTATGACGGCGATAACCTTAAGAGCGTATATGAGAATATGAGCAACTTCGACACCATGGGTCTGACTTCCCCCGTTTCCTTCTCCAAGGAGAGCCATAAGGGTGTTCACTCCCTTAAGCTTTACAGGATAGAAAACGGTGAGCTTAACCCCTTTACAGACTACATAACTGCTGAGTAA
- a CDS encoding branched-chain amino acid ABC transporter permease: MNYVNCGNFKTSYTKDAEVYQTKFSKALIWGFVIALFGLPFLLGPYLLYVMNLIFIAVIGAVGLNILTGYTGLISLGQGAFMGVGAYAAGYFSLRWGIPFYLAIPMAGLTTAVFGAFFGIPSLRLKGLYLSIATLAAQFIIEFLFIRLEPITGGVTGLSIDYANFFGIEIYDDFRFYFLSLTICILMTLAGMNMMRTKLGRAFLSIRDNYIAAEAMGISLFRYKLLSFAVSSFYAGVAGSLWAYYTTIITPENFTISVSIQYLSMIIIGGLGSIQGAIFGAAFIVVLPEFLQSISDWAGSYYPAMTQIIGSIKEGVFGLVIILFLVFEPEGLVRRWRLIKAYWKLWPFSY; this comes from the coding sequence ATGAATTACGTCAACTGCGGCAATTTCAAAACCTCTTACACCAAAGATGCCGAAGTCTATCAGACGAAGTTTTCAAAGGCCCTCATTTGGGGCTTTGTTATTGCTCTGTTCGGGCTCCCTTTTCTTTTAGGTCCTTATCTGCTTTATGTTATGAACCTTATCTTCATCGCCGTTATCGGTGCGGTGGGGCTTAATATACTCACAGGCTACACAGGGCTTATCTCGCTGGGGCAGGGTGCTTTCATGGGCGTTGGAGCCTATGCTGCCGGATATTTCTCCCTTCGGTGGGGTATACCTTTCTACCTTGCAATACCGATGGCAGGGCTTACCACAGCGGTGTTCGGCGCCTTCTTCGGGATACCCTCACTGCGGCTTAAAGGGCTTTACCTCTCCATTGCAACACTGGCCGCTCAGTTCATTATAGAATTCCTCTTTATCCGCCTGGAGCCGATAACAGGCGGTGTAACGGGGCTTTCCATAGACTATGCCAACTTCTTCGGCATAGAGATATACGACGATTTCAGGTTCTACTTCCTCAGTCTCACAATCTGCATACTGATGACCCTCGCAGGGATGAACATGATGCGCACAAAGCTGGGAAGGGCGTTCCTCTCCATCAGGGACAACTACATAGCCGCAGAGGCCATGGGTATCAGCCTTTTCCGCTACAAGCTCCTCTCATTTGCCGTCAGTTCTTTTTATGCGGGTGTTGCAGGCTCACTCTGGGCATACTACACAACCATCATTACGCCGGAAAACTTCACCATCAGCGTTTCTATCCAGTACCTTTCGATGATAATCATCGGCGGGCTTGGTAGTATACAGGGAGCGATATTCGGAGCGGCGTTCATCGTTGTTCTGCCCGAGTTTCTGCAGAGTATATCCGACTGGGCGGGGTCGTACTATCCCGCAATGACCCAGATTATCGGTTCGATCAAGGAAGGGGTCTTCGGTCTTGTAATTATCCTTTTCCTTGTTTTTGAGCCCGAAGGTCTTGTGCGCAGGTGGAGGCTGATCAAGGCGTATTGGAAGCTTTGGCCCTTCTCGTATTGA
- a CDS encoding branched-chain amino acid ABC transporter permease, translating into MDLFFQLIITGVVIGSIYSLLALGFTLIYKATDVVNFAQGELLMVGAYVCLHLTVSYSIPFIASFVITLIFTFLMGFFIEKVFLRRMIGEPIISIIMLTIGLSSVLKSIVQIIWGTDTRTFPPVFSQEPIQIAGLSISRVYIYSIVAVAGFLVLFSIFFKKSKVGVAMRAVASDQQAALSMGIDVKKIFALSWAIAAVVSAVGGIFLGNINGINTSLSHFGLMVFPVVILGGLDSILGAIVGGLIIGILENLAGGYIDPLIGGGAKQIFPFVVMIIVLMIKPYGLFGTVEVEKV; encoded by the coding sequence ATGGATCTGTTCTTTCAGCTAATTATCACAGGCGTTGTTATCGGGAGTATATATTCCCTCCTCGCCCTCGGCTTCACGCTGATATATAAGGCAACGGATGTTGTTAACTTTGCCCAGGGGGAGCTTCTTATGGTGGGGGCTTATGTGTGCCTTCATCTCACAGTAAGCTACTCTATCCCATTCATCGCCTCCTTTGTGATAACCCTTATATTCACATTCCTGATGGGATTCTTCATAGAGAAGGTTTTCCTGCGGAGGATGATCGGCGAGCCTATCATATCAATTATCATGCTTACCATAGGCCTCTCATCGGTGCTTAAGTCCATCGTGCAGATAATCTGGGGTACGGACACAAGGACATTTCCCCCGGTCTTTTCTCAGGAGCCTATTCAGATAGCGGGTCTCAGCATAAGCCGTGTTTATATCTATTCCATCGTTGCCGTTGCGGGCTTTCTGGTCCTCTTCTCCATATTCTTCAAGAAGTCCAAGGTGGGCGTTGCCATGCGTGCTGTGGCGAGCGACCAGCAGGCGGCACTCTCCATGGGTATCGATGTTAAGAAGATCTTCGCCCTTAGCTGGGCCATCGCAGCCGTTGTATCCGCTGTGGGTGGAATATTCCTCGGCAACATAAACGGTATCAATACGTCTCTATCCCACTTCGGGCTTATGGTGTTCCCCGTTGTTATCCTCGGCGGGCTGGACAGCATCCTCGGCGCCATAGTAGGCGGGCTTATTATAGGCATACTGGAAAACCTCGCCGGAGGCTACATTGACCCCCTCATCGGTGGCGGTGCGAAGCAGATATTCCCCTTTGTGGTAATGATCATCGTCCTCATGATAAAGCCCTACGGACTCTTCGGAACCGTGGAGGTTGAGAAGGTATGA
- a CDS encoding AMP-binding protein, with translation MAVDKTIPYYLLENVKKNPKRTAIREKDYGIWIETSWEDYAVRIASMAAYMQELGVKPGNNISIIGDNKPEWVIAELAAQLLGAIAIGIYQDSVTEEVKYLLEASDSVAVVAEDQEQVDKVLDILEEIPRIQKIIYYDDRGMYQYDHDSLIYFDDAVNEQKMGHSEAVRYIEGRIKSLSMSDVAVMCTTSGTTGKPKLAMLTHSNLVSMAENLADADPKYQSDEFVSFLPLPWIGEQMMCVVSALRFGFTVNFPESTDTVQEDMKEIGPNFVFSPPRVWENMASTVQVKIMDATPFKQFMYKKMYPIGEEWANCKFEKREPGFGLKLKYKLAYWTMFRKLKERMGFSHLRSAMTGGAALGPDTFRFFHALGINLKQIYGQTEISGISCIHRNDDIDFTSVGTPIRGTEIKLTDDGEIISKSGAVFAGYYGNKEATEEALVDGWLYSGDAGYFDDEGKLVVIDRMKDLMYLNDGTRFSPQFIENKIKFSPYVKEAVALGDKRDYITLILNIEMGIVGKWAENNKIGYTTYTDLSAKKEVYDLIAEELKGVNAELPPEMQVKKFVLLYKELDADDGELTRTRKVRRGFIEERYKEIVEALYKDLESVHIKATIKLQDGRERSIETDMRLYYMQG, from the coding sequence ATGGCTGTAGACAAGACTATCCCCTATTATCTCCTTGAGAACGTTAAGAAAAACCCCAAGAGAACGGCTATCCGTGAGAAGGACTATGGCATCTGGATAGAAACCTCCTGGGAGGATTATGCTGTGCGCATAGCCAGCATGGCTGCCTATATGCAGGAGCTCGGGGTCAAGCCGGGGAACAACATATCCATCATCGGCGACAACAAACCCGAATGGGTTATAGCAGAGCTCGCTGCCCAGCTCCTCGGCGCCATCGCCATAGGAATCTATCAGGATTCTGTTACGGAGGAGGTCAAGTATCTCCTTGAGGCGTCGGATTCCGTGGCAGTGGTGGCCGAGGATCAGGAACAGGTGGATAAGGTTCTTGATATACTCGAAGAGATCCCCCGCATACAAAAGATAATATACTATGACGACAGAGGGATGTATCAGTACGATCACGATTCCCTCATATATTTCGATGATGCAGTAAATGAGCAGAAGATGGGACACAGCGAGGCTGTTCGCTATATAGAGGGGAGGATTAAGTCCCTCAGCATGAGCGATGTGGCTGTTATGTGCACAACTTCCGGAACAACGGGTAAGCCCAAACTCGCCATGCTCACCCACAGCAACCTTGTCAGCATGGCGGAGAACCTCGCCGATGCGGACCCGAAGTATCAGTCCGATGAATTCGTTTCCTTCCTCCCCCTCCCGTGGATCGGTGAGCAGATGATGTGCGTTGTATCCGCACTCCGCTTCGGCTTCACTGTGAACTTCCCCGAGAGTACAGATACCGTACAGGAGGATATGAAGGAGATAGGCCCCAATTTCGTATTCTCACCCCCGAGGGTCTGGGAGAATATGGCCTCCACCGTTCAGGTGAAGATAATGGACGCTACCCCTTTCAAGCAGTTCATGTACAAAAAGATGTACCCCATAGGCGAGGAGTGGGCGAACTGCAAATTCGAGAAGAGGGAGCCGGGCTTCGGCCTTAAACTGAAGTATAAACTCGCCTACTGGACAATGTTCCGCAAGCTCAAGGAGCGCATGGGCTTCTCCCATCTTCGCAGCGCCATGACGGGTGGAGCGGCACTCGGCCCCGATACATTCCGCTTCTTCCACGCTCTGGGCATAAACCTGAAACAGATCTACGGTCAGACGGAGATATCCGGTATCTCCTGCATACATAGAAACGACGATATTGACTTCACCAGTGTGGGAACACCCATACGTGGAACCGAGATTAAGCTCACCGATGACGGAGAGATCATATCGAAAAGCGGTGCGGTCTTTGCGGGGTATTACGGCAATAAGGAGGCCACCGAAGAGGCTCTCGTTGACGGCTGGCTCTATTCCGGCGATGCGGGATACTTCGATGATGAAGGCAAACTAGTTGTCATAGACCGTATGAAGGACCTCATGTATCTCAACGACGGAACCCGCTTCTCCCCCCAGTTCATTGAGAATAAGATCAAGTTCAGCCCCTATGTGAAAGAGGCTGTTGCCCTTGGCGACAAGAGGGATTACATAACCCTCATCCTCAATATCGAGATGGGCATCGTAGGCAAATGGGCGGAGAACAACAAGATAGGCTATACTACCTATACCGACCTCTCTGCAAAGAAAGAGGTCTACGATCTTATTGCGGAGGAGCTTAAGGGGGTTAACGCCGAGCTCCCGCCGGAGATGCAGGTTAAGAAGTTCGTACTTCTTTATAAGGAGCTCGATGCCGATGATGGTGAGCTCACAAGAACCAGAAAGGTTAGAAGAGGCTTCATCGAGGAGCGTTATAAGGAGATCGTGGAGGCACTCTACAAGGATCTCGAAAGTGTTCATATCAAAGCGACTATTAAACTACAGGACGGGCGTGAGCGGAGCATCGAAACCGACATGCGCCTTTATTATATGCAGGGGTAG